In the Lysinibacillus sp. PLM2 genome, one interval contains:
- the pdaC_2 gene encoding peptidoglycan-N-acetylmuramic acid deacetylase PdaC: MKPTRLSYTILIIIGIILIAVMAYFYNQGENKKESIDKKGENEKIEQSKYNGVDIITNTYEEDTYHKAIHYPKFEKELLNEDIKKYVSRMEQGFHDELSKYNKEALRERPAQLYLTFYIYPVIDQLYSIVFTEESYVGGANSRQSNTVFLVDLKNEQFIKQTEIINDTKENREKLYNLLLNAFKQSEEYSSFLVEEDLRDWIENKDNKFSNMYLTNQAIVFEFDKYEVTAGAAGMPVITLPFKQVSEIVSAEWLDRLKIEDTTNNNEPDESDESITEDKTNQEESTEEDMSTDPSSTEKRVALTFDDGPHPKNTLTILDLLAQHDAKATFFMLGSRVDFYPNIAKKVAEDGHEIGNHTWDHKDLTTLSPEKIIQEVQHTNEIILEATSYSATILRPPYGSTNKEVENSIDITSVLWTIDTLDWQSHDPEAVLEIVKENVKDGSIILMHDIHESTIKAVELVLNYLEENGYKCVTVSEIL, from the coding sequence ATGAAGCCAACTAGACTATCGTATACAATTTTGATAATCATTGGAATTATTTTAATTGCAGTGATGGCATATTTTTATAACCAAGGTGAAAATAAGAAGGAATCGATAGACAAAAAAGGGGAAAATGAGAAAATTGAACAATCCAAATACAATGGTGTAGATATAATTACAAATACATATGAAGAAGATACATATCATAAGGCAATACATTACCCTAAGTTTGAAAAAGAATTATTAAATGAGGATATTAAAAAATATGTTTCAAGGATGGAACAAGGTTTCCATGATGAACTAAGTAAATATAATAAAGAAGCCTTAAGAGAGCGACCTGCTCAATTGTATCTGACATTTTATATTTACCCTGTTATCGATCAACTTTACTCTATTGTATTTACCGAAGAAAGCTATGTAGGCGGTGCCAATTCTCGCCAAAGCAACACTGTTTTTCTTGTAGACTTAAAAAACGAACAATTTATAAAACAAACTGAGATAATTAATGACACAAAAGAAAATAGAGAAAAACTATACAATCTTTTACTTAATGCATTTAAGCAGTCTGAGGAATACAGCTCCTTTTTAGTTGAGGAAGATTTAAGAGACTGGATTGAGAATAAGGATAATAAGTTTTCGAATATGTATTTAACGAATCAAGCAATTGTGTTTGAATTTGACAAATATGAAGTTACTGCTGGTGCTGCTGGAATGCCAGTAATTACTTTACCCTTTAAGCAGGTAAGTGAAATAGTATCTGCCGAATGGTTAGACAGATTAAAAATAGAGGATACGACTAATAACAATGAACCAGACGAATCTGATGAGAGTATAACGGAAGATAAGACAAATCAAGAAGAATCGACAGAGGAAGATATGTCAACAGACCCATCCTCTACAGAGAAAAGAGTTGCACTCACTTTTGATGATGGACCTCATCCAAAAAATACTCTTACTATTTTGGATTTGTTAGCTCAGCATGACGCAAAAGCAACCTTTTTTATGCTCGGCAGTAGGGTAGATTTTTATCCAAACATTGCAAAGAAAGTGGCGGAAGATGGTCATGAAATTGGAAACCATACATGGGATCACAAAGATTTGACGACGCTTAGTCCAGAAAAAATCATACAGGAAGTACAACACACAAATGAAATAATTTTAGAGGCAACAAGTTATAGTGCAACCATTTTACGACCTCCCTATGGTTCGACGAATAAAGAAGTTGAAAATAGTATAGATATAACATCTGTTTTATGGACAATAGATACATTGGATTGGCAGTCTCATGATCCTGAAGCAGTACTAGAAATTGTAAAAGAGAATGTAAAAGATGGTTCAATTATTCTCATGCACGATATACATGAGTCAACTATTAAAGCGGTGGAACTTGTTCTTAACTATTTAGAGGAAAATGGTTATAAGTGTGTAACTGTTTCTGAAATTCTATAG
- the yrpE gene encoding putative metal-binding protein YrpE: protein MFSKAKWVSVLAVIAMLVGCAEGETKDNTVEQSAVTSEEKNQIEEQVHNHSHDEDSTESEEHEHAHNHSHDEDSKKIYDGYFEDEQVKDRELSDWAGDWQSVYSYLQDGTLDEVFEHKAEHDETQTADDFKSYYEKGYKTTTDRIVIEGNSVTFYDHGHAHTGEYAYDGYEILTYEKGNRGVRYVFKHIGDDEGVPKYIQFSDHLIAPEKSGHFHLYSGDDRAALLKEVENWPTYYPSHMDGHTIAHEMIAH, encoded by the coding sequence ATGTTTTCAAAAGCAAAATGGGTAAGTGTTTTAGCAGTAATTGCAATGTTAGTTGGATGTGCAGAAGGGGAAACTAAGGATAACACAGTTGAACAATCAGCGGTTACATCGGAAGAAAAAAATCAGATCGAAGAACAAGTACATAATCATTCTCATGATGAAGATTCTACAGAGAGTGAAGAACATGAACATGCTCATAATCATTCTCATGATGAAGATTCAAAGAAGATTTATGATGGGTATTTTGAAGATGAACAGGTAAAGGATCGTGAGCTAAGTGATTGGGCTGGTGATTGGCAATCGGTCTATTCTTATTTACAAGACGGAACATTAGATGAAGTGTTCGAACATAAAGCTGAACATGACGAAACACAAACAGCAGATGATTTTAAGTCTTACTATGAAAAAGGCTATAAAACAACAACTGATCGAATCGTTATTGAAGGGAATTCTGTAACCTTTTATGATCACGGACATGCACACACGGGAGAATATGCATATGATGGGTATGAAATTTTAACATATGAAAAAGGAAATCGAGGGGTTCGGTATGTTTTCAAGCACATAGGTGATGATGAAGGTGTACCAAAATATATACAATTTAGTGATCATCTTATCGCACCAGAAAAATCAGGTCACTTCCATTTGTATTCGGGGGATGATCGAGCGGCATTACTTAAGGAAGTAGAAAATTGGCCAACATATTACCCATCGCACATGGATGGACATACAATTGCACATGAGATGATTGCACACTAA
- the dus2 gene encoding putative tRNA-dihydrouridine synthase 2, with protein MRGFEFEMIDNFWRDLPRPFFVLAPMEDVTDVVFRHVVSEAARPDVFFTEFTNSDSYCHPEGQKSVRGRLLFTEDEQPIVAHIWGDKPEYFRQMSIGMKELGFKGLDINMGCPVPNVASKGKGSGLILQPDLAAELIQAAKAGGLPVSVKTRLGFTEVDEWRDWLTHILKQDIANLSIHLRTRKEMSAVAAHWELIPEIKKLRDEIAPDTLLTINGDIPDRQTGLQLVEQYGVDGVMIGRGIFKNPFAFEQEPKEHSSEELLDLLRLHLDLHDKYSEELEPRPFTALHRFFKIYVKGFRGAGELRNQLMNTKSTDEVRAMLDNFGVNEDRTIEVE; from the coding sequence ATGAGAGGATTTGAGTTTGAAATGATAGATAATTTTTGGCGTGATTTACCACGACCATTCTTTGTACTTGCACCAATGGAAGATGTGACAGATGTTGTTTTCCGACATGTAGTGAGTGAAGCGGCTAGACCTGATGTGTTTTTCACTGAGTTTACAAACTCGGATAGTTACTGTCACCCAGAAGGACAGAAAAGTGTGCGAGGACGTTTGCTGTTTACAGAAGATGAACAACCAATTGTTGCACATATATGGGGAGATAAGCCTGAGTATTTTCGACAAATGAGTATTGGAATGAAGGAACTTGGGTTTAAAGGCTTGGATATCAATATGGGTTGTCCTGTTCCTAATGTAGCATCTAAAGGAAAAGGAAGCGGTCTTATCCTTCAACCCGACCTTGCTGCAGAACTAATACAGGCGGCAAAAGCGGGCGGATTACCTGTAAGTGTGAAGACAAGACTTGGTTTTACAGAAGTAGACGAGTGGAGAGACTGGCTTACACATATATTGAAACAAGATATCGCAAACCTTTCTATCCATTTGCGTACAAGAAAGGAAATGAGCGCGGTAGCTGCGCATTGGGAGCTAATTCCGGAGATTAAAAAACTTCGTGATGAGATAGCACCCGATACGCTTTTGACGATTAATGGGGATATTCCTGATCGTCAAACTGGGCTACAACTTGTTGAACAATATGGTGTTGATGGAGTAATGATTGGCCGAGGTATTTTTAAAAATCCATTTGCCTTCGAACAGGAGCCAAAAGAACATAGCAGTGAGGAATTGCTTGATCTTTTAAGATTGCATCTTGATCTCCATGATAAGTATTCAGAAGAATTAGAGCCACGTCCATTCACGGCCCTTCATCGTTTTTTCAAAATATATGTCAAAGGATTCCGTGGAGCGGGTGAATTAAGAAATCAACTAATGAACACGAAATCAACAGATGAGGTACGTGCGATGCTTGATAATTTTGGTGTTAATGAGGATAGAACAATTGAGGTAGAATAA
- the queC gene encoding 7-cyano-7-deazaguanine synthase: protein MKQGKAIVVFSGGQDSTICLFWAKKRFSQVEAVTFNYGQRHRLEIESATQIAMDLGVKHHILDMSLLNKLAPNALTRNDIEVEDGKNGELPSTFVPGRNLLFLSFAGVIARQVGAKHIVTGVCETDFSGYPDCRDIFIKSLNVTLNLSMDDSFVIETPLMWLNKAQTWELADELGALEYVKEKTLTCYNGIIADGCGECPACKLRKNGLDEYLSSKQVF, encoded by the coding sequence ATGAAGCAAGGAAAAGCAATCGTTGTGTTTAGCGGCGGTCAAGATAGTACGATTTGTTTATTTTGGGCAAAAAAACGATTCTCACAAGTAGAAGCTGTAACATTTAATTATGGGCAAAGGCATCGACTTGAAATTGAAAGTGCCACACAGATTGCTATGGATCTAGGTGTGAAGCATCATATTTTAGACATGTCGCTTTTAAATAAGCTTGCACCCAATGCATTAACAAGAAATGACATCGAAGTTGAAGACGGAAAAAATGGAGAGTTACCTTCGACATTTGTACCTGGTAGAAATCTACTTTTCCTTTCATTTGCAGGCGTTATAGCGAGACAAGTAGGAGCAAAACACATAGTCACAGGGGTTTGTGAGACAGATTTTAGCGGATATCCCGATTGTCGCGATATTTTTATAAAATCCTTAAACGTAACATTAAATCTATCAATGGACGATTCCTTTGTCATTGAAACACCATTAATGTGGCTAAACAAAGCGCAAACATGGGAGCTTGCTGACGAGTTAGGAGCATTAGAGTATGTCAAAGAAAAAACACTCACTTGCTATAACGGAATTATTGCTGATGGATGTGGAGAATGCCCAGCTTGTAAGCTGAGAAAAAATGGACTAGATGAATACTTGAGCTCTAAGCAAGTGTTTTAA
- a CDS encoding periplasmic binding protein, with amino-acid sequence MKKSLLFLITSIFVLVLAACGNDSSTNNESTVEGSTIKKESDSEYPIVIKHAFGETKINEKPERVATISWANHDVVLALGVVPVGFSAANYGIQDDSGLLPWTAEKLKELGEENPTVYQDSDGLDFEAISDSNPDVILAAYSGITQEEYETLSLIAPVVPYEETPWVAPWRDQVLLNAKGMGMEEEGKKLVAETEKLIADKANEYSVIKGKKAAFGMFNIADLSSFFIYTPADPRGEFLLDLGMEYPEGIKKLITDDSFYIQVSTENADVLNDTDLFITYGTKDTLAALQADPILGKVPAIAAGNIVVIEDNTPLAAAGNPNPLSIQYTIDEYLTLIADVAKNVK; translated from the coding sequence ATGAAAAAGTCATTATTATTTTTAATCACTTCCATCTTTGTTTTGGTTCTTGCCGCTTGTGGCAATGACAGTTCAACAAATAACGAATCCACTGTTGAAGGATCAACAATTAAAAAAGAAAGCGACAGTGAGTACCCAATTGTCATTAAACATGCATTTGGTGAAACAAAAATTAATGAAAAACCGGAAAGAGTTGCAACGATATCCTGGGCTAACCATGATGTTGTATTAGCTCTTGGTGTCGTACCGGTAGGTTTTTCTGCTGCAAACTACGGAATCCAAGATGATTCAGGTTTATTACCTTGGACTGCTGAAAAGTTAAAAGAACTCGGTGAAGAAAATCCCACAGTATACCAAGATTCAGATGGTTTAGACTTCGAAGCAATTTCTGATAGTAATCCGGATGTTATTCTTGCTGCTTATTCTGGTATTACACAAGAAGAATACGAAACATTAAGCTTAATTGCTCCAGTTGTACCTTATGAAGAAACTCCTTGGGTAGCACCATGGCGTGACCAAGTATTATTAAACGCTAAAGGTATGGGCATGGAAGAAGAAGGTAAGAAATTAGTAGCCGAAACAGAAAAGTTAATCGCTGATAAAGCAAATGAGTACTCTGTTATTAAAGGAAAGAAAGCTGCATTCGGTATGTTTAACATAGCAGATTTATCAAGCTTCTTTATTTATACACCTGCAGACCCACGTGGCGAATTCTTATTAGATTTAGGTATGGAGTATCCTGAAGGCATTAAAAAGTTAATTACAGATGACAGTTTCTACATTCAAGTAAGTACTGAAAATGCTGATGTATTAAACGACACAGATCTGTTTATTACTTATGGAACTAAAGATACATTAGCCGCTTTACAAGCAGATCCTATTTTAGGGAAAGTTCCTGCAATTGCTGCTGGTAACATTGTCGTTATCGAAGACAATACACCATTAGCAGCTGCTGGTAACCCAAACCCACTTTCTATTCAATACACTATTGATGAATACTTAACTTTAATTGCAGACGTTGCAAAGAACGTTAAGTAA
- the queF gene encoding NADPH-dependent 7-cyano-7-deazaguanine reductase, producing the protein MSGRKNTEGLEDLTLLGNQNTKYPSDYAPEVLESVDSLHSNRDYFVKFNCPEFTSLCPITGQPDFATMYISYIPDKKIVESKSLKLYLFSFRNHGDFHEDCVNIIMNDLIKLLDPRYIEVWGKFTPRGGISIDPWCNYGKPGTKYEEMANYRLMNHDLNPEKVDNR; encoded by the coding sequence ATGTCTGGCCGAAAAAATACAGAAGGTTTGGAAGATCTAACACTATTAGGGAACCAAAATACAAAGTATCCATCTGATTATGCCCCTGAAGTTTTGGAGTCTGTAGATAGCCTTCACTCGAACCGTGATTATTTTGTAAAGTTTAACTGCCCTGAGTTTACGAGTCTTTGTCCAATTACAGGTCAACCTGACTTTGCGACAATGTATATTTCATACATTCCGGATAAAAAGATTGTAGAAAGTAAATCTCTAAAGCTATATTTATTTAGTTTCAGAAATCATGGTGATTTCCATGAAGACTGTGTGAACATCATCATGAACGATTTAATTAAGTTACTTGATCCACGATATATTGAAGTCTGGGGAAAATTCACTCCACGTGGGGGGATTTCAATTGATCCTTGGTGTAATTATGGAAAGCCAGGAACGAAATATGAAGAAATGGCAAATTACCGTTTAATGAATCATGACCTTAATCCAGAAAAAGTAGATAATCGATAA
- a CDS encoding DNA-formamidopyrimidine glycosylase translates to MPELPEMETYKNLLGSLIGGQKISAIEIGREKSINVPVEQFTTKVSNQRIEAITRRAKYIIFQLQDDSCLLLHLMLGGWMFFGKEEDQPNRTIQIRLSFGEQHLYFIGLRLGYLHLLSPEEVKDEFEKLGPEVLEPEFTLDAFHLLMQKRTGMIKTTLINQEVLAGIGNAYSDEILWHAEIRPDKKINELDYQQLTRAYHSIQFILKKGIEQGGYMENPLYKGDDKTGGYQFYVYDRENEECFRCKTSIVREEISSRKTFFCPNCQQ, encoded by the coding sequence ATGCCTGAATTACCAGAGATGGAAACATATAAAAACTTACTGGGGTCATTGATAGGTGGTCAAAAAATATCAGCTATTGAGATTGGACGGGAAAAGTCTATTAACGTACCAGTTGAGCAGTTTACTACGAAAGTTTCTAATCAAAGGATAGAAGCAATTACTAGAAGAGCTAAGTATATAATTTTCCAGCTACAGGATGATTCATGTTTACTGTTACACCTGATGCTTGGTGGATGGATGTTTTTTGGCAAAGAAGAAGATCAACCAAACAGAACCATTCAAATAAGGCTCTCCTTTGGGGAACAGCATTTATATTTCATAGGACTTCGATTGGGCTATCTGCATCTTTTGTCACCGGAAGAAGTGAAAGATGAGTTTGAGAAACTTGGACCTGAAGTGCTTGAACCTGAATTTACATTGGATGCCTTCCATCTACTAATGCAAAAAAGAACAGGAATGATTAAAACAACACTAATCAATCAAGAAGTGCTAGCTGGAATCGGGAATGCATATTCTGATGAGATTCTTTGGCATGCGGAGATTCGCCCAGATAAAAAAATCAATGAACTTGATTATCAACAATTAACCAGGGCGTACCATTCGATTCAGTTTATCCTTAAAAAGGGAATAGAACAAGGTGGTTATATGGAAAACCCGTTATATAAGGGAGATGACAAAACAGGAGGCTACCAATTTTATGTTTATGATAGAGAGAATGAGGAATGTTTTCGCTGCAAAACTTCTATTGTAAGGGAAGAAATCTCATCACGAAAAACTTTCTTTTGTCCAAATTGTCAGCAATAA